The following are from one region of the Actinoplanes sp. L3-i22 genome:
- a CDS encoding DUF4279 domain-containing protein, with translation MQVSQYAYFGLFSRGISAAEMAAVLGIEPDEITVRGSRRTEPKVVPVRHCWRVVCREPGLSVDEQVAHIVERLGPHTAAIAALVGRLGAEEDGGGAVLEVVRYFNEDGRGDTSNLFGWHLGRAVLDFLQATGAVLDVDEYDMTPD, from the coding sequence GTGCAGGTCAGTCAGTATGCCTACTTCGGGCTGTTCAGTCGCGGCATCTCGGCGGCGGAGATGGCGGCCGTTCTCGGCATCGAGCCCGACGAGATCACCGTCCGTGGCAGCCGTCGCACCGAACCCAAGGTCGTTCCGGTCCGGCACTGTTGGCGGGTGGTCTGCCGCGAGCCGGGGCTGAGCGTCGACGAGCAGGTCGCCCACATCGTCGAACGGCTCGGGCCGCACACCGCGGCGATCGCCGCGCTGGTCGGCCGGTTGGGCGCCGAGGAGGACGGAGGCGGCGCCGTCCTGGAAGTCGTGCGCTACTTCAACGAGGACGGTCGCGGCGACACCTCGAATCTGTTCGGCTGGCATCTCGGGCGTGCGGTGCTCGACTTCCTCCAGGCCACCGGAGCGGTCCTGGACGTCGACGAATACGACATGACCCCGGACTGA
- a CDS encoding SMP-30/gluconolactonase/LRE family protein: protein MPRRLIKPRRWTPPALIDSGQTAPLQVRRRLPTGGHGPEDVKFDHLGQIVTGTADGRIVRLDPATGERTTLAETGGRPLGLHPRADGAVLVCDQIQGLIEVRPDGSTHVLVDRVDGEPLTFPSNVVQGRDGTIWFTTSTSRWSLAEYEGDILEHTSTGRLLRRDPDGTVTTVLADLKFGNGLVLSPDESFLLVAETAGYRIRRHHLTGPAAGRTDMFAENLAGFPDNMSLGSDGRLWVAIAAPRNPLVDRLLPLPGWLRLLVWNLPAAVRPKATPIAWVLAFDLDGRLVHDLRAADGSYGFVTSVTEHDGTVVAGSLTENDVAVLTTPE from the coding sequence ATGCCGCGCCGCCTCATCAAACCTCGCCGATGGACCCCGCCCGCCCTGATCGACTCCGGACAGACCGCTCCCCTGCAGGTCCGGCGGCGGCTGCCGACCGGCGGCCACGGCCCCGAGGACGTCAAGTTCGACCACCTCGGACAGATCGTCACCGGCACCGCCGACGGCCGGATCGTGCGGCTCGATCCGGCCACCGGGGAGCGCACGACGCTGGCCGAGACCGGCGGACGCCCGCTCGGCCTGCACCCGCGTGCGGACGGTGCCGTGCTGGTCTGCGATCAAATTCAAGGGCTGATCGAGGTACGCCCGGACGGCAGCACCCACGTCCTGGTGGACCGCGTCGACGGCGAGCCGCTCACCTTCCCCAGCAACGTGGTGCAGGGGCGGGACGGCACGATCTGGTTCACCACGTCGACCAGCCGCTGGAGCCTGGCCGAGTACGAGGGCGACATCCTCGAGCACACCAGCACCGGCCGGCTGCTGCGCCGTGACCCGGACGGCACGGTCACCACCGTGCTGGCCGACCTGAAGTTCGGCAACGGCCTGGTCCTGTCCCCCGACGAGTCGTTCCTGCTGGTGGCCGAGACCGCCGGGTACCGGATCCGCCGGCACCACCTGACCGGGCCGGCGGCCGGCCGCACCGACATGTTCGCCGAGAACCTGGCCGGGTTCCCGGACAACATGTCGCTGGGCAGCGACGGCCGGCTCTGGGTGGCGATCGCCGCGCCGCGCAACCCGCTGGTCGACCGGCTGCTGCCGCTGCCGGGCTGGCTGCGCCTGCTGGTGTGGAACCTGCCGGCGGCGGTCCGGCCCAAGGCCACGCCGATCGCCTGGGTGCTGGCGTTCGACCTGGACGGCCGCCTGGTGCACGACCTGCGCGCCGCCGACGGCTCCTACGGCTTCGTCACCTCGGTCACCGAGCACGACGGCACGGTCGTCGCCGGCAGCCTCACCGAGAACGACGTGGCCGTCCTGACCACGCCGGAGTAA